Sequence from the Candidatus Zixiibacteriota bacterium genome:
AGGCCGTCGATCCAGTGGAATACGACAACCTCAAGCTGGTCCTGACCGACGACACTGTCGAGATCACGGTTTTCAACCGCGGGATCGCTCTCTTTATGTCTGACGACGAACGAATCCGTCGAATACACCGGGTGCTGTGCAAACTCGATGGAACGGGGAAAGATTGATGGCGGGCTCAAGGGCAAGCGCGGAGAAGGTAACATGGTCAGGCCGTGTCATGGCTATTCAGCCTCGCATACGGCTCATACGTTCCTTTGATGAGCGGTCCCACAACTACTTGGGGTATGTGCTTTGCATCGACGGAACTTGCGGCGGGGAGGCCGGCGAGTTCCTGATTGCGGTCGGTGAAGCTGCACACGAAAAACACCGTTTTCAGACAGGCATGGAACTGAGCGGTTACTCCGTGTCGGTCGAAGACCCGCGCAAGGAGACGGCGGCGATCTACAAGACGAGCGGGCTCAAGGTCGTCAGGAATGCCGAGGGTGAAACTCCTGCCGGGCCGCCCTTTTGGAGTGCCTCCGAACCTGGCAACCTACCGCAGCCGTGGGCGTCGCCGTCTGGACGCCCGGACCTACGATATCAAATGCACGACCTGCATCTGGGGCTGCCGGATGCCGGTGGAAATGATCATCGACCAGTGGAATCCGTCAAAGAAACAGTATCGGTTCGAAACCTTCTGTTACGGCCCCAAAAGCTGCCCCTTTTACCGGCCCGGGCCTGCGCGGAAAGTTCCGGGTCGAAAGGGTATGTCCTACACTGAAGAGGATTGGATCGACGAGGACGCCACTGCCCATCGGGGCCCGGATGATTGAGGATGAGAAAGCCCGATGGTCAAAAAAACGGCAAAGCGGAAATTGGGTAATGCCGAATGAAATGGGTAACGAATTGGGTAACGAGTCGGCCTGCGGAAAGAGGTTGATCTTTGCGACAGGTTTGCGACACAACTTGCGACAAACTCAAAACTCGACTTGCGACACCACCCTTTGGTAGGGTAAATGAGGAAGTGGAATTGCCAGGGCTTCCGGCACGCCGGGGGACACATGCTCTTTGATAGCTCATTGAATCACAACGGTTTCTGGTTAACAGCCGGAGAACGAGAACGGTTATGAAAAGGGTTGCACATGGGGAGCTTTTCTATCCTTGGATCGAACTGCGTTTCCGAGTGCGGCGGTCCCGATCTCACGACCATGCGCCGTAACCTCCAATTTGATAAAAAGTTAGCGTGATCCATTGGCAGGATTTGAGGCGTTCTTTGGAAGTCTCATTCGCTGCCCCCAAGGGAAGGGCCGCTGAAATCTCGGGAATTGCCCGGATGATCTGCAATAACGTGACTTAGATAAAGGGGCAGACTCAGATAGCACTTCTATCGAGCCGGTGGCGAGCATATCGTCGTGAGCGGGGGCCATTTTACGGACTCCCCCTCCCCCACTATTCTGCCGCACTGATTGAACAACCGGAATCTGGGAGGCAACGTGGCGCGTGACGGGATACCGGGATTGCACTCGTTTGAAGGCAGTCATCAAGATACCTCAAAAGAGGCTCAAGTCAAGTCGCACTATCGACCGCCCGCCGCAGGTGAACAATCATCTCTGAAATGCAGCCTTCTGCCCCGTTAGATATGTGGACAGTGATTAGAACGAAGATTCCGATTCCCTGAGGCCGCTCTCGGACTCGGGCGGGGAAGAAAGGCGAGATTATCATGAAGAGAATAGTCTTAACACTGCTGGTCGCTTCATCCGCGAACGGAGCGACGTCCTCATCCTGGGTCCCCCCGGCGTCGGCAAGTCGCACCTGGTCCAGGCGATCGGCCATCAGGCGGCCCGCATGGGCTTCACCGTCCTGTACCGCTCCATCTTCGATTGCCTAGGCGAACTGATCCCGGCCGAGAACTTCGGGGAGCGTGTCACCACCATGAACCGCTACCTCAAGGCGGACCTTCTGATCATCGACGAAATGGGCATCAAGAAGCTGCCCAAACAGTCCGGGGAGTACGTCTTCGAGATCGTCATGCGACGGCACGAACTGCGGTCCACCATCATGACCTCCAATCGGCCCCTGGACAACTGGGGCAAGCTGATCGGCGATGTTCCCACCGCGGCCGCGATCCTCGATCGCCTGTTGCACCGGGCGGAGATCGCGGCATCATGATACCGATGCCAGACAGAAAACCTGGCCGGTTTTCACCCGGCCCGCAGACCGATTCTGCCCGTTGGTGCGGACCAGCGGAAAAGCCTCATCGCGCTGCTTGAGTGCAGCGGGATCACGGCCTGAAACACGCGCGGCTGCCCGCGCTTCAGCCGGCGTCGCAGATGTCTAGAACGACCAGTTCACGATGGGAAAGACGGGAAACTGGCCCCCCTGCTTGATAATGTTTACCAGGCCGATCTGCAGGCCTCTCATAGTCACGGCATAGTTGACGAACCCCAGTTGCAGACCGCTAGCGTGGCCGGCATAGTTAACCATACCCCACTGGAACCCTTCGCAGGTACCCTTGGTGATGTTGACGGCCGTACTCTGCCAGCCGCTGAGGTCGGCATCGATCAAACCCACCAGCCCGAACTGGACGCCCTTTGAGATCCCGGCAGTGCAGTGACTGACCAGCCCCCAGTCCAGACCGCTGACGTACTGGTTCTTGCCGTAAAGCAGGCTGAGCCGCAGTCCGGCGATCGCTTTCTCTTCGGGGACAATCTGAATCGGCGAGAAGAGAGAAAGCTGGATCGGTTTTTCCTGCGCCAGCAGCGGCTGGGCGACGAGGACGAGAGCAAGACACATCACCCCAAACAGGCTGCGATTCGTCTTCGACATTTGATCCTCCAATCTGCTGAATGCCTCGGCGACGGACAACCTTGCTGCACATATACGCAATCGGGAGGGCATAGTCAAACGAACTTGGATCCGCAGAGAGCCCGTCTTGCGCCAATGCTGTCACGTGCGGCGAGGGGCTGCCGAGGCCCCCGGATGGGAGAAAATGCTTCACTCGCAGTCCGGTCGGCGTGCACCCGAACGACTCTCAGCGGCGCCGATTCGGAGATCGCAGGGAAGGGGGTGTCGCCCAATATGCGATCAATGTGGCGGAGGGGTTGGGATTCTGTTGGCGGTGTCCTGGTATGTCGTTGCGTGCGAAGAAGGCACGCCGAAAGTTATTATATCGGATGCGATTAGGTGAACCGCCCCGGGGTTGCCGGAGACAGGATAATGTGAGAGATCACTGTTATGGCAAGACCAAGCAGGTATTCACGGGAGGTCCGGGAACGGGCCGTGCGGATGGTCGAGGAGCATCGGGAGGAGCATAGCTCCCAGTGGGCGGCCATCGAGTCGATTTCCCAGAAGATAGGTTGCACCGCCGAGACTCTGCGAAAGTGGGTTGTTCAGGCTCAGCGGGACGCGGGTCATGGGCCGGGTCTGACGACCTCGGAGCGTGAGCGGCTCAAGCAGTTGGAGCGGGAGAACCGTGAGCTTAAGCGGGCCAACAAGATACTGCGGAAGGCGTCGGCTTGTTTTGCCCAGGCGGAGCTCGACCGCAAACCGAGGTGATGGTGTCGTTTATCGACGAGCATCGGGACGCCCACGGGGTCGAGTCGATCTGCGCCATGTTGCCGATCGCCCCGTCGACGTACTACCAGCGGAAGGGGCAGGAGGCACATCCGGAGCGTTTGTCGGCCCGATCGCGGCGGGAGCTGAAGCGGCAACCATAGATCCAGCGGGTGTGGGAGGAGAACTTCCAGGTGTACGGGGCGCGGAAGGTATGGCGGCAGCTGAATCGTGAAGGGATAGAGGTGGCGCGGTGTACGGTGGAGCGGTTGATGCGGGATTTGGGTCTGGCCGGTGCGGTTCGTGGTCGGAAGTGTCGGACCACAATTGCCGATGATAGCGCGGTGCGGCCGGCGGACCTGGTGTGCCGGGAGGTTACGGCGTTACGTCCGAACCAGTTGTGGGTCTCGGATCTGACGTATGTGGCGACCTGGCAGGGGTTTGTGTATGTGGCGTTCGTGATCGACGTCTTCTCGCGGATGATCGTGGGCTGGCGGGCGTCGCGATCGTTGCGCACTGATCTGGCCCTGGACGCTCTGGAGCAGGCGCTGGGGACGCGCCCGGCAATTCCGACGGCGGCGCGGGCAGGCCCCGCGGTCAGGCCGGCGGTTCGGGGGGGAGACCGGTAAGATCCCGCTCAGAGTTCTCCGCCGGCATAGGCACGCGCCAGGCGATGATCACCGCAATGATCTCCACAACCATGTTCCACAAGCGCGCCGCGACCGCCACCGCGGCCGAGATCGGGCCGAGGAAGGGGTGGAGCAGTCCGATGAGAGCGAGTTCGCGCACCCCGATGCCGCCGGGGGAAAAGACCGCCAAGTACCCCATTTGGTACGCGATCACGAAGATCGTGATCGCCGACACGATCGGCACGGGGGTCGCCCCCATCACGGCTTTCAGAAACAGCCAGAATGACACGCCGTAGGAGATCCAGCAGGCCGCGTAGCCGCCCAGCACCTGGAAAGCGATGGCCGGGCGGAGGCGGAACCGCAGCGGCTTGCGCCCGATGAGGCGCAGGAGGAAATTGAACACGACGAGGGTCCGGTCCGGAAAGTAGATGAGCGCGAGCGAGGCCAGCGCGAGAACGACGCCGGCCGCCCACACGCCGGCGCCGAGGTACCCCTGGAACACCAGCCCCACCTGCGACGGGACGAGGCCAATCCCCGCCGCGGTGACAGCGAAGGCCGCGGTGAGAGTGAAGATGAGCGCGAGTCCCCAGGACGTGAGCGAATGCTGCTCGGGAATGCCCAGGCGCCGCGCGAGGTAGGCCATCGCCAAAAGCGGCCAGATGCGGCCGGGGATGTACCGGCCGAAAGTGGCAATGTAGGCGAGCTTAAAACTGTAGCGGATTTTCAGCCGGTGGCCGAACCCGAGAATCAGGCGGCACCAGACGATCGAGAAAAGCAGCAGCGTGAACAGGTGGGCGGCCACCGAGAGACCGAGCCAGCCGAAATTGATCTGCCAATCGTACTCGCGCACCGCCTCCCAGTTGACCCAGAGCTGCCGCCCGGCGAGACCGACCGCGAGCAGGACCAGGGCGACCTTGACGATCCTGTAAATCCACTGACGCACACGGCGGGCCGGCGGCGGCGCGCCGGGCGGCGGGGTGAT
This genomic interval carries:
- a CDS encoding transposase, coding for MARPSRYSREVRERAVRMVEEHREEHSSQWAAIESISQKIGCTAETLRKWVVQAQRDAGHGPGLTTSERERLKQLERENRELKRANKILRKASACFAQAELDRKPR
- a CDS encoding ATP-binding protein, with the protein product MRPLSDSGGEERRDYHEENSLNTAGRFIRERSDVLILGPPGVGKSHLVQAIGHQAARMGFTVLYRSIFDCLGELIPAENFGERVTTMNRYLKADLLIIDEMGIKKLPKQSGEYVFEIVMRRHELRSTIMTSNRPLDNWGKLIGDVPTAAAILDRLLHRAEIAAS
- a CDS encoding flippase-like domain-containing protein, with translation MSSSPITPPPGAPPPARRVRQWIYRIVKVALVLLAVGLAGRQLWVNWEAVREYDWQINFGWLGLSVAAHLFTLLLFSIVWCRLILGFGHRLKIRYSFKLAYIATFGRYIPGRIWPLLAMAYLARRLGIPEQHSLTSWGLALIFTLTAAFAVTAAGIGLVPSQVGLVFQGYLGAGVWAAGVVLALASLALIYFPDRTLVVFNFLLRLIGRKPLRFRLRPAIAFQVLGGYAACWISYGVSFWLFLKAVMGATPVPIVSAITIFVIAYQMGYLAVFSPGGIGVRELALIGLLHPFLGPISAAVAVAARLWNMVVEIIAVIIAWRVPMPAENSERDLTGLPPEPPA
- a CDS encoding IS3 family transposase translates to MYGARKVWRQLNREGIEVARCTVERLMRDLGLAGAVRGRKCRTTIADDSAVRPADLVCREVTALRPNQLWVSDLTYVATWQGFVYVAFVIDVFSRMIVGWRASRSLRTDLALDALEQALGTRPAIPTAARAGPAVRPAVRGGDR